The following proteins are co-located in the [Pasteurella] mairii genome:
- the recG gene encoding ATP-dependent DNA helicase RecG, translating into MNSGLFDAIPLTALSGVGVAIAEKLGRLGIFNLQDLLFHFPMRYEDRTRITPIVDLRPEQYATIEGLVQTCDVQFGKRPILIVSLSDSSSKITLRFFNFNAAMRNSFQVGARVKAFGEIKRGRFMAEIHHPEYQIVRDEAPLQLEETLTPIYPTTEGLKQASLRKLTDQALALLDKMALPEILPAAYNPHQFSLKQAIQLLHRPPPDVALELLEQGKHPAQQRLIFEELLAHNLAMQKVRLGTQQFSAIPLTDKSDLIERFLHQLPYQPTSAQQRVSQEIVADLALDYPMMRLVQGDVGSGKTLVAALASLKAIDNGKQVALMAPTEILAEQHATNFRRWFAPLGIDVGWLAGKVKGKMRQAELEKIRSGQVQMIVGTHALFQDEVEFAGLALVIVDEQHRFGVHQRLSLREKGNRDGYYPHQLIMTATPIPRTLAMTVYADLDTSIIDELPPGRTPIQTIVISEERRHEIVARVQHACVHEHRQAYWVCTLIDESEVLEAQAAEATAEDLRKTLPHLRIGLVHGRMKPVEKQSIMDQFKQAELDLLVATTVIEVGVDVPNASLMIIENAERLGLAQLHQLRGRVGRGSTASFCILMYKPPLGKVSRQRLQVMRESQDGFLISEKDLEIRGAGEVLGTKQTGIAEFKVANLMRDRKMIPTVQYYAKQLIAKHPEIAAALIARWLNHREIYSNA; encoded by the coding sequence ATGAACAGTGGGTTATTTGACGCCATTCCGTTAACCGCCTTATCCGGTGTAGGCGTGGCGATTGCAGAAAAATTAGGGCGTTTGGGGATTTTCAATCTACAAGATTTGTTGTTTCATTTCCCCATGCGCTATGAAGATCGTACCCGAATTACGCCTATTGTCGATTTGCGCCCCGAACAATATGCGACCATTGAGGGTCTTGTTCAAACCTGCGACGTACAATTCGGTAAACGACCGATTTTAATCGTTAGTTTGTCTGATAGCAGTTCTAAAATTACCCTGCGCTTTTTCAATTTTAATGCGGCAATGCGCAATAGTTTTCAAGTGGGTGCTAGAGTGAAAGCCTTCGGCGAGATAAAGCGTGGTCGATTTATGGCGGAAATTCACCATCCGGAATACCAAATTGTGCGTGATGAGGCGCCTTTACAATTGGAAGAAACGCTCACGCCGATTTATCCGACCACAGAGGGGTTAAAACAAGCCTCATTGCGCAAATTAACTGATCAAGCTCTTGCCTTGCTAGACAAAATGGCGTTGCCGGAAATTTTGCCGGCGGCGTATAACCCTCATCAATTTAGTCTCAAACAAGCCATTCAATTATTGCACCGTCCGCCGCCAGATGTCGCGTTAGAATTGCTAGAACAAGGTAAACATCCGGCACAACAGCGATTGATTTTTGAAGAGTTGTTGGCGCACAATCTTGCGATGCAAAAAGTGCGGTTGGGAACGCAGCAGTTTTCAGCGATTCCATTGACCGATAAAAGTGATTTAATTGAGCGATTTTTACACCAACTGCCTTATCAACCGACGTCAGCACAGCAACGCGTTAGCCAAGAAATTGTCGCCGATTTAGCGCTGGATTACCCGATGATGCGTTTGGTACAAGGCGACGTGGGGTCGGGAAAAACCTTGGTGGCGGCGTTGGCTTCATTGAAAGCGATTGATAATGGTAAACAAGTCGCATTGATGGCGCCAACGGAAATTTTAGCCGAGCAACACGCCACCAACTTTCGTCGCTGGTTTGCGCCATTGGGCATTGATGTTGGTTGGCTTGCGGGAAAAGTGAAGGGCAAAATGAGACAAGCTGAATTAGAGAAAATTCGAAGTGGTCAGGTGCAGATGATTGTTGGCACGCACGCGTTGTTTCAGGATGAGGTGGAATTTGCGGGTTTGGCGTTGGTCATTGTGGATGAACAGCATCGATTTGGCGTGCATCAACGGTTAAGTTTGCGTGAAAAAGGCAATAGAGACGGTTATTATCCACACCAATTGATCATGACCGCAACCCCGATTCCGCGTACCTTGGCGATGACAGTATATGCGGATCTGGATACGTCGATTATTGATGAGCTGCCGCCGGGGCGTACGCCAATCCAAACGATTGTAATTTCCGAAGAACGACGTCATGAAATTGTTGCGCGCGTACAGCACGCTTGTGTACATGAACATCGCCAAGCGTATTGGGTGTGTACTTTGATTGATGAAAGCGAAGTCTTGGAAGCGCAGGCGGCGGAGGCCACCGCGGAAGATCTACGTAAAACCTTACCGCACTTGCGTATTGGTTTGGTGCATGGGCGCATGAAACCCGTGGAAAAACAAAGTATTATGGATCAATTTAAGCAAGCGGAATTGGATTTGCTGGTGGCGACGACGGTCATTGAAGTGGGCGTGGATGTACCGAATGCGAGTTTGATGATCATTGAAAATGCGGAACGTCTTGGCTTAGCGCAATTGCATCAATTGCGTGGGCGCGTCGGGCGAGGAAGTACAGCATCATTTTGTATATTAATGTATAAACCACCGTTGGGAAAGGTTTCGCGACAGCGGCTGCAAGTGATGCGCGAAAGTCAGGACGGTTTTTTGATCTCGGAAAAAGATTTAGAAATTCGTGGAGCAGGCGAAGTATTAGGAACCAAACAAACCGGTATTGCTGAATTTAAAGTTGCCAATTTAATGCGTGATCGTAAAATGATTCCGACAGTACAATATTATGCGAAGCAATTGATCGCAAAACATCCGGAAATTGCAGCTGCCTTGATTGCCCGTTGGTTAAATCATCGGGAAATTTATTCAAATGCTTGA
- the spoT gene encoding guanosine-3',5'-bis(diphosphate) 3'-pyrophosphohydrolase, whose product MFLFESLNRIIEGYLPTDKIELVKRAFVIARDAHEGQTRSSGEPYITHPVAVASIIADMRLDHEAVMAALLHDVIEDTPYTEDQLKAEFGESVAEIVEGVSKLDKLKFRTRKEAEVENFRKMILAMTKDIRVVLIKLADRTHNMRTLGALRPDKRRRIAKETLEIYAPLAHRLGIEHIKNELEDLGFEAMHPQRYAVLQKVIQVARGNRKDMIQRIADEIKGRLDDVGIKARVFGREKHLYAIYQKMRLKDQQFHSIMDIYAFRAVVDSVDTCYRVLGQMHSLYKPRPGRVKDYIAVPKANGYQSLHTSMIGPHGVPVEVQIRTEEMDQMAEMGVAAHWAYKQGGRNDSTTAQIRAQRWLQSLIELQQSAGNSFEFIESVKSEFFPKEIYVFTPKGRIVELPVGATPVDFAYAVHTDIGHSCVAANVDRKPYPLSQALQSGQTIDIITSNNACPNVGWLNFVVTAKARTNIRHALKNLRSDTALILGKRQLSNALQPKKLEDVEPHRIEHVLTELKLDSFDDLLTEIGLGNQMSAVIAYRLLGEPIEIDTDGDVGNNKYVLEVKRAEGLLTTFAHCCHPIPGDPIVAYASPGKGLVIHHECCANLKNRKDSVERYTPVEWEKSDVKADFETELRIEMLNQQGALPNLTSAISSLGSNIHSIWTEEQDGRLYQIVVLLTAIDTQHLANIMRKIKTLPGLVSIIRNTNS is encoded by the coding sequence TTGTTTCTGTTTGAAAGTTTAAATCGAATTATTGAAGGCTATTTGCCAACGGATAAAATTGAGCTGGTCAAGCGTGCGTTTGTGATCGCGCGAGATGCGCACGAGGGGCAAACGCGATCCAGTGGCGAGCCTTATATTACGCACCCGGTGGCGGTGGCGTCGATTATTGCTGATATGCGTTTGGATCATGAGGCGGTGATGGCGGCGTTGTTGCACGATGTGATTGAAGATACGCCTTATACGGAAGATCAATTGAAAGCGGAATTCGGTGAAAGCGTGGCGGAAATTGTGGAGGGGGTGTCCAAACTTGATAAATTAAAATTCAGAACCCGTAAAGAAGCGGAAGTGGAAAATTTCCGCAAAATGATTTTAGCCATGACGAAAGATATTCGGGTGGTGTTGATTAAACTTGCTGACCGTACACATAATATGCGTACGTTAGGCGCGCTGCGTCCGGATAAACGTCGGCGCATTGCCAAAGAAACCCTTGAAATTTATGCGCCGTTAGCACATCGTCTTGGCATTGAGCATATCAAAAATGAGCTTGAAGACTTGGGCTTTGAGGCAATGCATCCGCAACGTTATGCGGTATTGCAAAAAGTAATTCAAGTGGCGCGCGGTAATCGTAAAGATATGATTCAACGCATTGCGGATGAAATTAAAGGACGCTTGGATGACGTAGGGATTAAAGCTCGCGTGTTTGGGCGCGAAAAGCATTTATATGCCATTTATCAGAAAATGCGTTTAAAAGATCAGCAATTTCATTCTATTATGGATATTTACGCGTTCCGTGCGGTGGTGGATTCGGTGGATACTTGTTATCGTGTGTTGGGGCAAATGCACAGTTTGTATAAACCGCGTCCGGGGCGAGTAAAAGATTATATTGCGGTGCCGAAAGCCAATGGTTATCAGTCGTTGCATACGTCTATGATCGGGCCGCATGGTGTGCCGGTAGAGGTGCAAATCCGGACTGAAGAGATGGATCAGATGGCGGAAATGGGCGTAGCGGCGCATTGGGCGTATAAGCAAGGTGGGCGCAACGACAGTACCACCGCGCAAATCCGTGCACAACGTTGGTTGCAAAGTTTAATTGAATTGCAACAAAGTGCGGGGAATTCTTTTGAATTTATTGAAAGCGTGAAATCAGAATTTTTTCCGAAAGAAATTTATGTGTTTACGCCGAAAGGGCGAATTGTTGAATTACCGGTAGGCGCTACACCGGTGGATTTTGCTTATGCGGTGCATACCGATATTGGGCATTCTTGCGTAGCGGCAAATGTTGATCGCAAACCTTATCCGCTGTCACAAGCTTTACAATCCGGACAAACCATTGATATTATTACCTCAAATAATGCGTGCCCGAATGTGGGGTGGTTGAATTTTGTGGTGACCGCCAAAGCGCGTACCAATATTCGTCATGCCTTAAAAAATCTTCGTTCCGATACCGCGCTAATCTTAGGTAAACGCCAACTAAGTAATGCGTTGCAACCGAAAAAATTGGAAGATGTGGAGCCGCATCGTATTGAACATGTACTCACAGAATTGAAACTGGATAGTTTTGATGATTTATTAACTGAAATCGGATTAGGTAATCAAATGAGTGCGGTGATTGCTTATCGTTTGTTGGGTGAGCCGATTGAGATTGATACGGATGGTGATGTAGGTAATAACAAGTACGTGCTAGAGGTAAAACGTGCGGAAGGATTATTGACCACATTCGCTCATTGTTGCCATCCAATTCCCGGCGATCCTATCGTCGCTTATGCCAGCCCGGGGAAAGGGTTGGTTATTCACCACGAATGTTGTGCGAATTTAAAAAATCGCAAAGATAGCGTCGAACGCTATACGCCGGTGGAATGGGAAAAAAGCGATGTGAAAGCGGATTTTGAAACCGAATTGCGTATTGAAATGCTCAATCAGCAAGGCGCATTGCCAAATTTAACCTCTGCGATCTCCTCGTTAGGAAGTAATATTCATAGTATTTGGACAGAAGAACAAGATGGGCGTTTGTATCAAATTGTCGTCTTATTGACCGCGATAGATACTCAACATTTAGCCAATATTATGCGTAAAATCAAAACACTTCCGGGATTAGTGAGCATCATTCGTAATACGAATAGCTAA